In one Paramisgurnus dabryanus chromosome 21, PD_genome_1.1, whole genome shotgun sequence genomic region, the following are encoded:
- the rabggta gene encoding geranylgeranyl transferase type-2 subunit alpha, translating into MHGRVKVKSTAQQEEEKKKEREKKLKVFVSARDAVLKKRSAGENDDEALQLTQQLLSSNPDFATLWNYRREVLMHLETSREKDDVQKLYESELHFIEACLKVNPKSYGSWHHRTWVTARLPRPDWKRELGLCDRCLSLDERNFHCWDYRRMVVKASGVSVEQELQFTDQLIGSNFSNYSSWHYRSTLLPQLHPQPVSDSAPNASSSPTSSPQTPHSHRVCEEQLLKEYELVHNAFFTDPNDQSSWFYYRWLLGRAEREEMISCVYINREGETVAVAFSKPVHALPGGLMLVLDGQPQQVEWRSVHPRFRHSPVWLCDLPPGSISDINNEHNLTIHWTEKHIHRDCALYTGSFESWCRDSATDQELFRSELSVEKTSVLQAELQSCNQLLELEPQNKWCLLTIILLMRALDPLGHEKETLAHFQTLKEVDPMRSSYYSDLCSKFLIENTILKMEYAEVRVFSLSNKNLSTLCHLDQLLLVTHLNLSSNQLVRLPPQFSMLRCLEVLEADDNAIEDLEGVYNLPKLEEISLKNNQIGKLSGLKVLASCPKLTTLDLRGNSVSQIANAQSELSQLLPSVTSLSL; encoded by the exons ATG cACGGACGTGTTAAAGTAAAGTCGACCGCACAGCAGGaggaagaaaagaaaaaagaaagagagaaaaagctGAAAGTGTTTGTATCTGCTCGAGATGCTGTGTTAAAAAAG AGGAGTGCTGGTGAAAATGACGATGAAGCTTTGCAGTTGACGCAGCAGCTCCTCTCCTCCAACCCAGACTTTGCCACACTGTGGAACTACAGGAGAGAAGTTCTGATGCACCTGGAGACGTCACG AGAAAAAGATGATGTTCAGAAACTCTACGAGTCTGAGCTGCACTTCATTGAAGCCTGTCTGAAAGTGAACCCCAAGTCTTATGGCAGCTGGCACCATCGCACTTGGGTCACCGCGCGTCTGCCCCGACCCGACTGGAAGCGAGAACTCGGCCTCTGCGATCGCTGTCTCAGCCTGGATGAACGCAACT TCCACTGTTGGGATTACCGGCGAATGGTGGTGAAGGCATCCGGTGTTTCTGTGGAGCAGGAACTGCAGTTTACAGATCAGCTGATTGGCTCCAATTTCTCCAACTACTCCAGCTGGCATTACAGAAGCACGCTGTTACCACAGCTCCACCCACAGCCTGTATCTGACTCCGCCCCCAATGCAAGCTCCTCCCCTACATCCTCGCCTCAAACTCCTCACTCACACAGAGTATGTGAAGAGCAGCTTCTGAAAG AGTATGAGCTGGTTCATAATGCCTTCTTCACTGACCCCAATGATCAGAGCTCCTGGTTCTACTACCGCTGGCTGCTGGGCAGag cgGAGCGGGAAGAGATGATCAGTTGTGTTTACATCAATAGGGAGGGTGAGACGGTGGCTGTCGCTTTCTCCAAACCTGTTCAT GCTCTGCCTGGGGGTCTCATGCTGGTGTTAGATGGTCAGCCTCAACAGGTGGAGTGGAGAAGTGTTCATCCACGTTTTCGTCACAGCCCTGTCTGG CTGTGTGACCTTCCACCCGGCTCTATCAGCGacatcaataatgaacacaaCCTGACCATCCACTGGACAGAGAAACACATACACCGGGACTGTGCTCTCTATACAG GTTCTTTTGAAAGCTGGTGCAGAGACTCCGCCACAGACCAGGAGCTCTTCAG gAGTGAGTTGTCTGTAGAAAAGACCTCTGTGCTACAAGCTGAACTTCAGTCCTGCAATCAACTTCTGGAACTGGAACCTCAGAACAAAT gGTGTCTGCTGACTATAATACTCTTAATGAGAGCTCTGGATCCACTGGGTCATGAGAAGGAAACCTTGGCTCATTTTCAAACCCTTAAA GAAGTGGATCCAATGCGCTCTTCTTACTACAGTGATCTGTGCAGTAAGTTTCTGATTGAAAACACCATTCTGAAAATGGAGTATGCAGAAGTTCGagtgtttagcctgtcaaataAG AACTTGTCGACCCTGTGTCACCTTGATCAGCTTCTCTTGGTGACCCATCTCAACCTCTCCTCAAATCAGCTTGTGAGGCTGCCTCCTCAGTTTTCAATGCTGAGATGCCTCGAG GTGTTGGAAGCAGATGATAATGCCATTGAAGATCTGGAGGGTGTGTACAATCTACCTAAACTAGAGGAAATCTCTTTGAAGAACAATC AAATCGGTAAACTATCTGGTCTTAAAGTCTTGGCGTCCTGTCCCAAACTGACCACGCTGGATCTCAGAGGAAACTCTGTCAGTCAAATTGCCAACGCACAATCAGAGTTATCCCAGCTGTTGCCATCGGTTACATCCCTGTCTCTTTGA